A window of the Deltaproteobacteria bacterium genome harbors these coding sequences:
- a CDS encoding 4Fe-4S binding protein: protein MLSFNREKCVYCKLCENVCSFRFTQQVRPSVAAIRIGREGKWGLPSARICDLCKDLEEGPKCVAACPEDALGVSDGGVIAWDDEKCTRCEVCVDVCPNKAVAYDTDSDRIILCDLCGGKPLCIEWCPEQVISA from the coding sequence ATGCTGAGTTTCAATCGAGAAAAATGCGTCTACTGTAAGCTCTGCGAGAATGTCTGTTCATTCCGTTTCACCCAGCAGGTGCGCCCGAGTGTGGCCGCCATCCGGATAGGAAGGGAGGGCAAGTGGGGCCTTCCCTCTGCCAGGATCTGTGACCTCTGCAAGGATCTGGAGGAGGGCCCCAAGTGCGTGGCAGCCTGCCCGGAGGATGCCCTGGGTGTGAGCGACGGGGGAGTTATTGCCTGGGACGATGAGAAGTGCACTCGGTGCGAGGTCTGTGTCGATGTCTGTCCAAACAAGGCCGTGGCCTATGACACGGATAGCGACCGGATCATCCTCTGCGACCTGTGCGGGGGCAAGCCGCTTTGCATCGAGTGGTGCCCGGAACAGGTGATCTCCGCGTGA
- a CDS encoding UbiD family decarboxylase, protein MPYESFREYVGVLESRGLIRWIDVEVDKDWEITSVARTYFRRTPESERCALGFRHVKGYDIPVILGVIGGSRRIYSTAIETEPTFEKIKAAWQEALSDPIPPVTVETGPCKEVILKGEDVDLNRFPVPVWTPGKDPGPFFTAPCLITRDPETGIGNIGTYRMEIKGRDRTGVLWDLPSQHGAVHYAKYERMNRPMPMAVAIGVDPTIIMASVTKVPLDMDEMAVAGGLRRKPVEVVGCETVDLRVPASAEIVLEGEVLPGERVSEGPFGEYTGYMGGPYQMPRFHVKCITHRRDPLYHALFSQMPPSESSLMRQLPEEANIYQHLAGYLKIPGIRDVHLPETGGSYAICWISMENSYPGHAQQVLCASWTHYPAFAKWIVVTDEDIDIRDPFAREWALSFRVEPARDIFFIPNTSSVLLDPSAAPPEVPLWERRSSKICIDATRKWKYPEVALPPQKYLDRVSRDWTRYGLE, encoded by the coding sequence ATGCCCTACGAGAGTTTCAGGGAGTACGTGGGAGTACTGGAATCCAGGGGGTTGATTCGATGGATCGACGTCGAAGTCGACAAGGACTGGGAGATCACGAGCGTGGCCAGGACCTACTTCCGCCGCACTCCGGAGAGTGAACGGTGTGCCCTGGGGTTCCGGCATGTAAAAGGGTATGACATTCCGGTGATTTTGGGGGTCATCGGCGGATCCCGGAGAATCTACAGCACTGCCATTGAAACCGAGCCGACTTTCGAGAAGATCAAGGCGGCCTGGCAGGAGGCCCTGTCCGATCCGATCCCACCCGTCACCGTGGAGACCGGCCCCTGCAAGGAGGTGATACTGAAAGGCGAGGATGTGGATCTCAACCGGTTTCCGGTTCCTGTCTGGACGCCGGGAAAGGATCCGGGTCCGTTTTTCACGGCGCCGTGTCTCATCACGAGGGATCCGGAGACCGGGATCGGGAATATCGGCACCTACCGCATGGAGATCAAGGGCAGAGACCGGACCGGTGTGCTGTGGGATCTTCCCAGCCAGCATGGAGCGGTCCATTATGCGAAGTACGAGAGGATGAACCGGCCCATGCCCATGGCCGTGGCCATCGGTGTGGACCCCACCATCATCATGGCATCGGTCACCAAGGTTCCCCTGGACATGGATGAGATGGCCGTGGCCGGAGGGCTGCGGCGGAAGCCGGTGGAGGTGGTGGGCTGCGAAACCGTCGATCTTCGAGTGCCTGCCTCGGCCGAGATCGTTCTTGAAGGGGAGGTTCTGCCCGGCGAGAGGGTGAGTGAGGGGCCCTTCGGCGAATACACCGGATACATGGGGGGACCATACCAGATGCCGCGCTTCCATGTGAAGTGCATCACCCACAGGAGGGATCCCCTCTACCACGCCCTTTTCAGCCAGATGCCTCCGAGTGAGAGCAGCCTGATGAGGCAGTTGCCTGAGGAGGCGAACATCTACCAGCACCTGGCTGGGTATCTCAAGATCCCCGGGATCAGGGACGTTCATCTTCCGGAGACGGGCGGAAGCTATGCGATCTGCTGGATCAGCATGGAGAATTCCTACCCGGGCCATGCCCAGCAGGTTCTCTGTGCCTCATGGACTCATTATCCAGCCTTTGCCAAGTGGATCGTGGTGACAGACGAGGATATCGACATCCGGGATCCCTTTGCCAGGGAATGGGCCCTGAGTTTCAGGGTGGAGCCTGCCAGGGACATATTCTTTATTCCCAACACCTCCTCGGTCCTGCTCGATCCGTCAGCCGCCCCTCCGGAGGTGCCCCTCTGGGAGAGGAGGTCTTCGAAGATCTGCATCGACGCCACCAGGAAGTGGAAATACCCCGAGGTGGCCCTCCCCCCTCAGAAGTATCTCGACCGGGTTTCGCGGGATTGGACCAGATACGGGCTCGAGTAG
- a CDS encoding 3-hydroxyacyl-CoA dehydrogenase family protein — protein sequence MAANQTKGEIQRAAVIGTGTMGPGIAQVLAQHGIWVRVYDIEPAQLKKARETLNRNLELMREAGFIPGDAGERVLSLIEETSELKAAVEGVDLVIEAVPEVLDLKTKVFADLDALCAEATILASNTSGLSITALARATKRPGKVVGMHWWNPPIIIPVIEVIRGETTDQAAVDAVEHLVRRIHKVPVLVKKDVPGFLGNRLQYALMREAIALLDQGVASAEDIDTMIKAGIGFKYPVMGPLETIDMAGLDIYHRVSQYLYKSLDSSKEPPPVVGSKVRNNELGLKTGKGFYDYSGVDAGGLMGERIKKLLLLLKDLGYG from the coding sequence ATGGCAGCAAACCAGACAAAAGGAGAAATCCAAAGGGCCGCGGTGATCGGTACGGGGACCATGGGACCTGGAATCGCTCAGGTGCTTGCTCAACACGGGATCTGGGTCCGGGTCTACGACATCGAACCGGCACAGCTCAAGAAGGCGAGAGAGACCCTGAATCGGAATCTGGAGCTCATGAGGGAGGCCGGCTTTATCCCGGGGGACGCCGGCGAGCGCGTCCTGTCTCTGATCGAGGAGACCAGCGAGCTCAAAGCCGCTGTTGAGGGGGTGGACCTTGTCATCGAGGCTGTCCCGGAGGTTCTCGACCTCAAGACAAAAGTCTTTGCCGATCTCGATGCTCTCTGCGCCGAAGCCACGATTCTGGCAAGCAACACCTCCGGGCTCAGCATCACGGCCCTGGCCAGGGCGACCAAGCGGCCGGGAAAGGTGGTGGGCATGCACTGGTGGAATCCCCCCATCATCATACCGGTCATCGAGGTGATTCGGGGTGAGACCACCGATCAGGCGGCTGTTGACGCGGTGGAGCATCTGGTGAGGAGGATTCACAAGGTTCCTGTTCTCGTGAAAAAGGACGTTCCAGGGTTTCTCGGTAACCGGCTCCAATACGCCCTGATGCGGGAGGCCATCGCCCTTCTCGACCAGGGGGTGGCGAGTGCCGAAGATATCGATACGATGATCAAGGCGGGAATCGGTTTCAAATACCCGGTCATGGGCCCCCTGGAAACCATCGACATGGCTGGTCTCGACATCTATCACCGGGTCTCTCAGTATCTGTACAAGAGCCTGGACAGCTCCAAGGAGCCTCCTCCCGTGGTGGGGAGCAAGGTCAGAAACAACGAGCTCGGTCTGAAAACAGGCAAGGGGTTTTACGACTATTCAGGGGTGGATGCAGGCGGGCTTATGGGCGAGCGGATCAAGAAGCTTCTGCTTCTGCTCAAGGATCTGGGCTACGGATGA
- a CDS encoding aminopeptidase, with the protein MKTPITLIKGARLIVEHCMTVKAKDNVLVIADDDHMPIAEAVAGVAFSLGAYPVVANVTHHVTSALASMAVPMEPPAHLAEAMLHSDEIIITTNLEWANRFAHVDPVKGSVEKGAKIASIEEGLGEWDLEIEDINRITERAEKIIKAMEGAKWARVTGPGGTDVKICIEGRPPLKVVPVKEPGVMMGPIPLWGEVAYAAVEDKTEGQIVFDGIMLGVGVSGTLPTPIRLTIKNGRAVEITGGEEAEKLRAAIEGADSQANVVAEFAIGTSDKEKFGSPSEKGMLGTAHFGLGDNAHCYPGGQSWSKVHLDGSVRDITLEVDGKRIMEDGKIII; encoded by the coding sequence ATGAAGACACCGATCACACTAATCAAAGGGGCCAGGCTGATAGTGGAGCACTGCATGACCGTCAAGGCCAAGGACAATGTCTTGGTCATTGCCGATGACGACCACATGCCGATAGCCGAGGCCGTAGCAGGGGTGGCTTTTTCCCTCGGGGCGTACCCGGTTGTCGCCAACGTGACCCATCACGTTACCTCTGCTCTAGCCTCCATGGCTGTTCCGATGGAACCTCCCGCGCATCTGGCCGAGGCCATGCTCCATTCGGACGAGATTATCATCACGACCAATCTGGAATGGGCCAACCGGTTCGCCCACGTCGACCCGGTCAAGGGGAGTGTGGAGAAGGGTGCGAAGATCGCCTCGATCGAAGAGGGACTGGGGGAGTGGGATCTCGAGATCGAGGATATCAACAGGATCACCGAGCGGGCGGAGAAGATCATCAAGGCCATGGAAGGGGCCAAATGGGCCAGGGTCACGGGCCCCGGGGGAACGGACGTGAAGATCTGTATCGAGGGGAGGCCTCCCCTGAAGGTCGTTCCGGTCAAGGAACCCGGCGTCATGATGGGCCCGATCCCCCTCTGGGGAGAGGTTGCCTATGCTGCGGTGGAGGACAAGACCGAGGGGCAGATCGTCTTTGATGGGATCATGCTGGGGGTCGGCGTGTCCGGGACCCTTCCGACGCCCATCAGGCTCACGATCAAAAACGGCAGGGCTGTCGAGATTACAGGTGGTGAGGAGGCCGAGAAGCTGAGAGCGGCCATAGAGGGGGCCGACAGCCAGGCAAACGTGGTGGCCGAGTTCGCCATCGGCACGAGCGACAAGGAGAAGTTCGGCTCTCCCTCCGAAAAGGGGATGCTGGGGACCGCCCACTTCGGCCTCGGCGACAACGCCCACTGCTACCCCGGGGGGCAGAGTTGGAGCAAGGTCCATCTTGACGGGAGCGTCCGGGACATCACCCTCGAGGTGGACGGCAAGCGGATCATGGAGGACGGCAAGATCATCATTTAG
- a CDS encoding amidohydrolase — protein sequence MKVIDAHAHLGEFGGWANVSLTAEQMIEDMEAFNISKTVVFMIPNDIVREAVKRYPDRLIGFVWVNPYEGEKALDQVRRAINDWGFQGIKLHPLFHAFIPSDEVVLPIMELARQFKIPVLFHTGHPPFSLPWQIGEVAEIFPDVPIIMGHMGHGHGCYIHGTIMTAKKYPNLYLETSGMPMHTKIREAFEQVGSDRVMYGSDAPFHHHSVEMQRVRVSGLSEANLRKVFYDNAAKLLGIE from the coding sequence ATGAAGGTCATCGATGCTCATGCCCATCTTGGCGAGTTCGGGGGCTGGGCCAATGTGAGCCTGACGGCCGAGCAGATGATTGAGGACATGGAAGCCTTCAATATCTCAAAGACCGTGGTCTTCATGATTCCCAACGATATCGTGAGGGAGGCCGTCAAACGGTATCCGGACCGACTCATCGGGTTCGTATGGGTCAACCCCTACGAGGGGGAAAAGGCCTTGGACCAGGTGAGACGGGCGATCAACGACTGGGGATTCCAGGGAATAAAGCTCCACCCCTTGTTCCATGCCTTCATTCCCAGTGACGAGGTGGTGCTGCCCATCATGGAACTAGCGCGGCAGTTCAAGATCCCCGTGCTTTTCCACACCGGGCATCCACCGTTTTCCCTGCCGTGGCAGATCGGAGAAGTGGCCGAGATCTTTCCCGACGTTCCGATCATCATGGGCCACATGGGGCACGGCCACGGGTGCTATATCCACGGAACGATCATGACCGCCAAGAAGTACCCGAATCTCTACCTGGAGACATCGGGGATGCCGATGCACACCAAGATCAGGGAAGCCTTCGAGCAGGTGGGCTCTGACCGGGTCATGTACGGATCGGATGCACCCTTTCACCATCACTCCGTCGAGATGCAGAGGGTGAGGGTCTCAGGACTGAGCGAGGCGAACCTCAGGAAGGTCTTCTACGATAACGCCGCAAAGCTCCTGGGGATCGAGTAG
- a CDS encoding aldehyde ferredoxin oxidoreductase family protein: protein MKYKGYKDQILTVDLSRGEIGRRSLDEAMVEKYIGGRGLAARILYDEIKAGAEPYSPDNRLLFITGPAAGTLVPTSARFAVGAKSPLTGTLSVGYAGGHLAPVLKYAGYDGILFKGKSPKPVYLVIDDGRVEIREAGHLWGKDTFETEEALKKELKGDFEIASIGQAGEKGVSYASIASEQHLVGRGGEGAVMGWMNLKAVAVRGTGGVRMGVDGRAGIEACFELHDTIRKNPVKAAFRDVGTTGMLIPVNDIKGQPTRNFQQTYFPAASEVSSDRMKPWFIRFESCSGCPVACGSVTRFRVEGAEIVTERIEHQSVGAFATNCGVSDLARVFQAHDLCDRFGMDTISTGVSIAFAMECFENGILTRGDCDGLELRFGNGEVLKPMVEKIARKEGIGGLLARGVRAAARELGRGSERYAMHVKGLEMPGYDPRAFFGMALNLATTSRGADHNKAFTIAAEFLGVLGDFDRFAYEGKPKLVKDMQDSTVIIDSIIMCMFTVDLGISVDLYARAVNLATGMDIGARDVYTIGERVNNLERMFNIREGVGGTEDGLPDRFAREPGSDPDGHTVDVSKMLPEYYALRGWDEKGVPTPERLRELGIEP, encoded by the coding sequence ATGAAGTACAAGGGTTACAAGGATCAGATACTGACCGTCGATCTTTCCAGAGGAGAGATAGGCCGGCGAAGCCTCGATGAGGCCATGGTGGAGAAGTATATCGGTGGAAGGGGGCTGGCGGCTAGGATCCTCTACGACGAGATCAAGGCAGGGGCGGAGCCCTACTCGCCTGACAACCGGCTCCTCTTCATCACCGGGCCTGCCGCGGGTACCCTCGTTCCGACCTCTGCCAGATTCGCCGTGGGGGCCAAGTCGCCCCTGACCGGAACGCTTTCGGTGGGGTATGCAGGGGGGCACCTGGCGCCGGTGCTCAAGTATGCGGGGTACGACGGCATCTTGTTCAAGGGAAAGAGCCCGAAGCCCGTCTATCTCGTCATTGATGACGGCCGTGTGGAGATTAGGGAGGCCGGTCACCTCTGGGGAAAGGATACCTTCGAGACCGAGGAGGCCCTGAAGAAGGAGCTCAAGGGAGATTTTGAGATCGCCTCCATCGGCCAGGCAGGGGAAAAAGGGGTGAGCTACGCTTCCATAGCGAGCGAGCAGCACCTCGTCGGCCGCGGTGGCGAAGGGGCGGTCATGGGATGGATGAACCTCAAGGCCGTGGCTGTCCGGGGGACGGGCGGCGTCCGGATGGGTGTGGACGGCAGGGCCGGGATCGAGGCCTGCTTCGAGCTCCACGACACGATCCGGAAGAACCCGGTCAAGGCCGCCTTTCGCGACGTGGGCACAACGGGGATGCTCATACCTGTCAACGACATCAAGGGACAGCCCACCCGCAATTTTCAGCAGACCTACTTCCCGGCCGCTTCCGAGGTTTCCAGTGACCGGATGAAGCCTTGGTTCATCAGGTTCGAGTCGTGTTCGGGCTGCCCGGTGGCTTGCGGCTCGGTGACAAGGTTCAGGGTGGAAGGCGCGGAGATCGTAACCGAAAGGATCGAGCACCAGAGCGTCGGCGCCTTTGCCACGAATTGCGGCGTCAGCGACCTGGCCAGGGTCTTCCAGGCCCACGATCTCTGTGACCGGTTTGGTATGGACACGATCTCCACGGGCGTGAGCATCGCCTTTGCCATGGAGTGTTTCGAGAATGGAATCCTGACACGGGGAGATTGCGACGGCCTGGAGCTGCGATTCGGAAACGGCGAGGTGCTCAAACCGATGGTCGAGAAGATCGCCAGGAAGGAAGGCATCGGAGGGCTCTTGGCCAGAGGTGTCAGGGCAGCGGCCAGGGAACTTGGCAGGGGTTCGGAACGATACGCCATGCACGTGAAGGGCCTGGAGATGCCGGGGTACGACCCCCGCGCTTTCTTCGGCATGGCCTTGAATCTGGCCACGACCTCCAGGGGGGCGGATCACAACAAGGCGTTTACCATTGCTGCTGAGTTTCTGGGCGTTCTGGGTGACTTTGATCGATTCGCTTACGAGGGAAAGCCGAAGCTGGTGAAGGATATGCAGGATTCCACGGTCATAATCGATTCCATCATCATGTGCATGTTCACCGTGGACCTGGGGATCAGCGTCGATCTTTACGCAAGGGCCGTGAATCTGGCAACAGGGATGGACATAGGTGCCAGGGACGTCTATACCATCGGGGAGAGGGTCAACAACCTGGAGAGGATGTTCAACATCAGGGAGGGAGTCGGCGGTACCGAGGACGGACTTCCCGATCGCTTTGCCAGAGAACCTGGATCCGACCCTGACGGCCACACCGTAGACGTGTCGAAGATGCTCCCCGAATACTATGCCCTTCGGGGCTGGGATGAGAAGGGTGTCCCGACACCGGAACGTTTGAGGGAACTGGGAATCGAGCCGTAA
- a CDS encoding energy-coupling factor transporter transmembrane protein EcfT, whose amino-acid sequence MPLPSDKVIREILGKKGETWLHMLDPRVKIIWFGLMFATGFIILDNVAALFLLFLYILILGRLAGVTQKQMTMIKIVLPLFVIVVFFNIFLLPIVRGLEQKVIVEFPFKYPWYYLSPHRFSPSPVVITRESLYMGVTRGMVLLTFSAVASLFILLIEVTEMIEGMMLLRVPYKLAFTCGLAVNYIPVLFNDLSTIAEAQKARGHRLDKGGTLSRLRASVSLLLPAINCAYIRAGNIADSMNARAFGARAERTTLVERRFKNGDWYFLIANTGILCAGILVNLFGGMGIFIRF is encoded by the coding sequence GTGCCGCTGCCGAGTGACAAGGTCATCCGAGAGATACTTGGCAAGAAGGGGGAGACCTGGCTCCACATGTTGGACCCGAGGGTCAAGATCATCTGGTTCGGCCTTATGTTCGCCACTGGTTTTATCATTCTGGACAACGTAGCCGCCCTGTTTCTGCTTTTCCTCTATATATTGATTCTCGGCCGACTGGCCGGTGTGACCCAAAAACAGATGACCATGATAAAGATCGTCCTCCCCCTTTTCGTGATCGTGGTCTTTTTCAATATCTTCCTCCTGCCCATTGTCCGGGGTTTGGAACAGAAGGTTATTGTAGAATTCCCTTTCAAGTACCCGTGGTACTATCTCTCGCCCCATCGATTCTCCCCTTCCCCCGTAGTCATAACCAGGGAGAGCCTCTATATGGGAGTCACCCGCGGAATGGTGCTTCTCACCTTCAGCGCGGTTGCCTCCCTGTTTATCCTCCTCATCGAGGTAACCGAGATGATCGAGGGCATGATGCTTTTGAGGGTTCCCTACAAGCTGGCTTTCACCTGCGGTCTTGCCGTGAACTATATTCCGGTACTCTTCAACGACCTTTCGACCATCGCCGAGGCTCAGAAAGCCCGCGGACATCGCCTGGACAAAGGAGGGACCCTGTCGAGGTTGAGGGCGAGCGTCTCTCTCCTCCTCCCGGCCATCAACTGTGCCTATATCAGGGCCGGCAATATCGCCGACTCGATGAACGCAAGGGCTTTTGGGGCCAGGGCCGAGCGGACCACACTGGTGGAGAGAAGGTTCAAGAACGGGGACTGGTATTTCTTGATCGCCAACACCGGCATTCTCTGCGCGGGTATTCTGGTCAATCTGTTTGGAGGCATGGGGATTTTCATTCGTTTCTAG
- a CDS encoding cupin domain-containing protein yields MTVKIARISETEAISLPRESWSKKLLTGETVGAGKCMLGVSRFTPGTVTSMLTHQEEELAYVLKGKGKIRLRDGEVSYEQGDGIYISPGTPHSVVNDGDEDVEMVFAFSWPDYPPTEKG; encoded by the coding sequence ATGACAGTCAAGATTGCCAGGATTTCGGAGACAGAGGCCATCTCCCTTCCACGGGAGAGTTGGTCCAAGAAACTCTTGACAGGGGAGACGGTCGGGGCCGGAAAATGCATGCTGGGGGTTTCCAGATTCACCCCTGGGACGGTGACCTCCATGCTGACCCACCAGGAAGAGGAGTTGGCTTACGTGCTCAAGGGGAAGGGTAAGATCCGGCTCAGGGACGGGGAGGTCTCCTATGAGCAAGGGGACGGCATCTACATCTCCCCGGGAACACCTCACAGCGTTGTGAACGACGGGGACGAGGATGTGGAGATGGTATTTGCCTTTTCCTGGCCGGACTATCCTCCCACCGAAAAGGGGTGA
- a CDS encoding alanine--glyoxylate aminotransferase family protein encodes MGEHALFNMSAGPVEATPRTLRALSRQIMYHYDPEFAGIFEDTTEKLKRLMKTENDVIIMQGEALLGLEAAAFCTIDEGDKCLNLVSGVYGHLYAWYIKSFGGELVEVRTDFNRAIDPSDVERAFKQHPDIKFMSVVHCETPSGTLNPIKEICQIAKRHGALTVVDAVSSTGGVELEVDRWGLDICVVGPQKCLASSPGLALVSVSEAAWEKMRKKKNPVRYTYMSMLDMKEQWLVEKEKRRFPLTIFTSEVVALNEALAQLFEEGLDRVIERHKRAARMCRAGVKGMGLELWADSEEICATCVTAIKTPDGVDDAKLRRHMYDNYRVLISGGFGDLIGKLFRIGHMGKTAQPVYVAGALAMLERSLMDLGYPVKPGAGVGAALEAM; translated from the coding sequence ATGGGAGAGCACGCACTTTTCAACATGTCTGCCGGGCCTGTCGAGGCCACCCCGAGAACGCTCCGAGCCCTCTCGCGGCAGATCATGTATCACTATGATCCGGAGTTTGCAGGTATCTTCGAAGATACCACGGAGAAACTGAAGAGGCTGATGAAGACCGAAAACGATGTGATCATAATGCAGGGTGAGGCACTGCTCGGCCTCGAGGCGGCTGCCTTCTGTACCATAGATGAGGGGGACAAGTGCCTCAACCTGGTCTCGGGGGTCTACGGGCATCTCTATGCCTGGTACATCAAATCCTTTGGCGGAGAGCTCGTGGAGGTCCGGACCGACTTCAATCGGGCTATCGACCCTTCGGACGTCGAGAGGGCCTTCAAGCAACATCCCGACATCAAGTTCATGTCCGTGGTCCACTGCGAGACGCCATCGGGGACGCTCAACCCGATAAAAGAGATCTGCCAGATCGCCAAGAGGCACGGCGCCCTGACCGTCGTGGATGCGGTCTCCTCCACGGGAGGGGTGGAGCTCGAGGTCGACCGGTGGGGCCTCGATATCTGCGTGGTGGGACCGCAGAAGTGCCTCGCATCATCCCCGGGACTGGCTTTGGTTTCGGTGAGCGAAGCGGCATGGGAGAAGATGCGGAAAAAGAAGAATCCGGTTCGTTACACCTACATGAGCATGCTCGATATGAAGGAGCAGTGGCTGGTAGAGAAAGAAAAGCGGAGATTCCCCCTTACCATCTTTACCTCAGAGGTGGTCGCCCTCAACGAGGCACTGGCCCAGTTGTTCGAGGAGGGGCTTGATCGAGTGATCGAAAGACACAAGAGGGCTGCCAGGATGTGTCGCGCCGGGGTAAAGGGGATGGGTCTCGAACTGTGGGCCGATTCCGAAGAAATCTGTGCCACCTGCGTGACGGCCATCAAAACGCCAGATGGGGTGGACGATGCCAAACTGAGACGCCACATGTACGACAACTACAGGGTTCTCATCTCAGGGGGGTTCGGCGATCTAATAGGAAAACTCTTTCGGATTGGCCATATGGGCAAGACGGCCCAGCCTGTCTACGTGGCAGGCGCCTTGGCCATGCTGGAGAGATCCCTCATGGACCTGGGGTACCCGGTGAAACCCGGGGCCGGTGTGGGGGCTGCCCTTGAGGCCATGTGA
- a CDS encoding 4Fe-4S binding protein, with the protein MPTLAVNFAGLELKNPLIVASSELTDAFEKVKWAEDHGASAVSTKLAFLQVPFFARPYHIFENGQGFYSPSGHRLNVDEAQELIRRTKEETELKVIANMMGPGENLEGWVKLAQMLQEAGADMVELNMSCPNVGLMAKQVGVDVTDELGAVLGKNPALAQEVCRAISENLAIPVMAKMTPEAQTDLVAEACYRGGAAAVSAINCPMSLPGVDIYNDGRPLYPSTTNQSFAGICGPWIRPLAYRHVAQIAMRCPDLPIAGGGGLMGWRHSVEMIMYGATALTYCTLLYLKGHKALPKIEKGLLRFMEEKGYERLDDFRGLALKHIVTPQKVDYRVMLPKIDEQLCNGCRICVNLGHCEVMGYENKKAKVVAPEKCYYCGVCYWLCPTKAISMVPAAEG; encoded by the coding sequence ATGCCGACCTTAGCTGTGAATTTTGCGGGGCTTGAGTTGAAAAATCCCCTGATCGTGGCTTCCTCGGAGCTTACCGATGCCTTTGAGAAGGTCAAGTGGGCGGAGGACCACGGGGCCAGCGCCGTGAGCACCAAGCTCGCCTTCTTGCAGGTCCCCTTCTTTGCCCGGCCCTACCATATATTCGAGAACGGCCAGGGCTTCTATTCCCCGTCGGGCCACCGGCTCAACGTGGATGAGGCCCAGGAACTGATCCGCAGGACCAAGGAAGAGACCGAGCTCAAGGTGATCGCCAACATGATGGGCCCTGGGGAGAATCTGGAAGGGTGGGTCAAGCTGGCCCAGATGCTCCAGGAGGCCGGTGCGGACATGGTGGAGCTCAACATGTCCTGTCCCAATGTGGGACTCATGGCCAAGCAGGTTGGGGTCGATGTCACCGACGAGCTCGGGGCCGTACTGGGCAAGAACCCGGCTCTTGCCCAGGAGGTATGCAGGGCCATCAGCGAGAACCTTGCAATCCCGGTCATGGCCAAGATGACGCCGGAGGCCCAGACGGACCTCGTGGCAGAGGCCTGTTATCGCGGCGGTGCGGCGGCGGTGTCGGCCATCAACTGCCCCATGTCTCTGCCCGGCGTGGACATCTACAACGACGGGCGGCCCCTCTACCCGAGTACGACGAACCAGTCCTTTGCCGGGATATGCGGGCCCTGGATCCGTCCCCTCGCTTACAGGCACGTTGCCCAGATCGCCATGCGGTGCCCGGATCTTCCCATTGCAGGAGGGGGAGGACTCATGGGGTGGCGGCACTCGGTAGAGATGATCATGTACGGTGCCACCGCGCTCACCTATTGCACTCTTCTCTATCTCAAGGGGCACAAGGCCCTTCCCAAGATCGAGAAAGGGCTTCTCCGTTTCATGGAAGAGAAGGGGTACGAGAGGCTCGACGATTTCAGGGGGTTGGCTCTCAAGCACATCGTGACGCCCCAAAAGGTGGACTATCGGGTAATGCTTCCCAAGATCGACGAGCAATTGTGCAACGGCTGCAGGATCTGCGTCAACCTCGGTCACTGCGAGGTAATGGGTTATGAGAACAAGAAGGCCAAGGTAGTGGCACCGGAGAAATGCTACTACTGCGGGGTTTGCTACTGGCTCTGCCCGACAAAGGCCATCAGCATGGTTCCGGCGGCCGAAGGATAG